A genomic window from Candidatus Andeanibacterium colombiense includes:
- a CDS encoding SPOR domain-containing protein, translating to MKRTDKSTIARDTRLIGLALTTALAGATLTGCAASAPLASTSASKAETALAHGNHTSAIEHAEAAVQAEPRNASYRATLGAAYLDAGRFASAATSFNDAMKLGDNSPRTALSLALALSADGKGNDAQALLADWHDDIAPADLGLAYSLAGNPGKGIQILFNSIRNGDNTAKARQNLAFSYALNGQWREARLMAEQDLGKEKVGDRMAEWSTEVDPAGYRERVAGLLKVAPNAADPGQPVQLALANSAGAEQLAAEASATAAPAAPQPTPTETAFAAAAGEELAPIGDAPQAGFAAAAYQAPEVPRGDSFQTAFTPPPSSAALAAVSMDARAFAAPAPRGTPAKRVTSGFVADAGGAGHLVQLGSFASEQGARRAWGIYVKRYPELADHDMVLTEAMVKGKRYWRVSAGGYSMASSRAMCGRIDSRHGDGCFAYAESRPMAGAVLGDQRMALK from the coding sequence ATGAAGCGCACCGACAAGAGCACCATCGCCCGGGATACGCGGCTGATCGGGCTTGCCCTGACCACGGCGCTCGCGGGTGCCACGCTCACCGGCTGCGCCGCCTCGGCACCGCTCGCCTCGACCTCGGCGAGCAAGGCGGAAACCGCTTTGGCCCACGGCAACCACACCAGCGCGATCGAGCATGCCGAAGCGGCGGTGCAGGCCGAACCGCGCAATGCCTCCTACCGCGCGACGCTCGGCGCCGCCTATCTCGATGCCGGGCGCTTCGCTTCGGCGGCGACCTCGTTCAACGATGCGATGAAGCTGGGCGACAATTCGCCGCGCACCGCGCTGAGCCTCGCGCTCGCGCTTTCGGCCGACGGCAAGGGCAACGACGCCCAGGCGCTGCTGGCCGACTGGCACGACGACATCGCCCCCGCCGATCTCGGCCTCGCCTATTCGCTCGCCGGCAATCCCGGCAAGGGCATCCAGATCCTGTTCAATTCGATCCGCAATGGCGACAACACCGCCAAGGCGCGCCAGAACCTCGCCTTCTCTTACGCCCTCAACGGCCAGTGGCGCGAAGCGCGGTTGATGGCCGAGCAGGATCTGGGCAAGGAAAAGGTCGGCGACCGGATGGCCGAATGGTCCACCGAGGTCGATCCCGCAGGTTACCGCGAACGGGTTGCCGGGCTGCTCAAGGTCGCGCCGAACGCTGCCGATCCGGGCCAGCCGGTGCAGCTCGCGCTCGCCAATTCGGCCGGCGCCGAACAGCTCGCCGCCGAAGCTTCGGCCACCGCGGCCCCCGCCGCGCCGCAGCCCACCCCGACCGAAACCGCTTTCGCGGCCGCGGCTGGTGAAGAACTCGCGCCGATCGGCGATGCACCGCAGGCCGGTTTCGCCGCTGCCGCCTATCAGGCGCCGGAAGTGCCGCGCGGCGACAGTTTCCAGACCGCTTTTACTCCGCCTCCGTCCTCGGCCGCGCTCGCCGCCGTCTCGATGGATGCCCGCGCTTTCGCTGCCCCCGCACCGCGCGGCACCCCGGCCAAGCGCGTCACTTCGGGCTTCGTCGCCGATGCGGGCGGCGCCGGCCATCTGGTCCAGCTCGGCTCCTTCGCCAGCGAACAGGGTGCACGCCGCGCCTGGGGCATCTACGTCAAGCGCTATCCCGAGCTGGCCGACCACGACATGGTCCTCACCGAGGCGATGGTGAAGGGCAAGCGCTACTGGCGCGTGTCGGCCGGAGGCTACAGCATGGCGTCGTCCAGAGCGATGTGCGGCCGGATCGACAGCCGCCACGGCGACGGCTGCTTCGCCTATGCCGAAAGCCGCCCGATGGCCGGCGCGGTGCTCGGCGACCAGCGGATGGCGCTGAAGTAA
- a CDS encoding ParA family protein — protein MRVLALASQKGGSGKTTLSGHLAVQAQRAGAGPVVLIDIDPQGSLADWWNEREAEYPAFAQTTVARLANDLATLRHQGFKLAVIDTPPAITMAIQSVISVAELILVPTRPSPHDLRAVGATVDLCERAGKPLIFVVNGATPKAKITSEAAVALSQHGTVAPITLHHRTDFAASMIDGRTVMEVDPTGKSATEIAALWNYIADRLEKNFRRTVFAAPGVAQVPGMHRPVGGFGRRIAQN, from the coding sequence TTGCGCGTACTGGCATTGGCATCGCAGAAGGGCGGTTCCGGAAAGACTACTCTTTCCGGGCACCTCGCCGTGCAGGCCCAGCGGGCCGGCGCCGGCCCCGTCGTGCTGATCGACATCGACCCGCAAGGATCGCTGGCCGATTGGTGGAACGAGCGCGAGGCGGAATACCCGGCCTTCGCCCAGACCACCGTCGCCCGCCTCGCCAACGATCTCGCGACCTTGCGCCACCAGGGCTTCAAGCTCGCGGTGATCGACACGCCGCCGGCGATCACCATGGCGATCCAGTCCGTGATCTCGGTCGCCGAGCTGATCCTCGTTCCGACCCGCCCCAGCCCGCACGATCTGCGCGCCGTCGGCGCGACGGTCGATCTGTGCGAACGCGCCGGCAAGCCGCTGATCTTCGTGGTCAACGGCGCGACGCCGAAGGCCAAGATCACTTCGGAAGCGGCGGTCGCGCTGTCGCAGCACGGCACGGTCGCCCCGATCACCCTGCACCACCGCACCGATTTCGCCGCGTCGATGATCGACGGGCGCACGGTGATGGAAGTCGATCCGACCGGCAAGTCGGCCACCGAGATCGCCGCGCTGTGGAATTACATCGCCGACCGGCTCGAGAAGAATTTCCGCCGCACCGTGTTCGCCGCCCCCGGCGTCGCCCAGGTGCCCGGGATGCACCGCCCGGTAGGTGGCTTCGGCCGCCGGATCGCACAGAATTGA
- a CDS encoding SPOR domain-containing protein yields MAMRHAIGLAGLAAIACAAPALADVKDGVDAWSRGDYPTAVKEWQAPADKGDPDAMFNLGQAYRLGLGVTADATKAEYYYARAAEAGHVRAADTYGLILFQTGRTKQALPYVEAAAKRGDPRSEYLLGLSYFNGELVSKDWVKAYALLTMANSQGLPQAASAIAQMDQYIPLEQRQQAAGLAVRMQQDADANRANEQASFDLAAVGDEATTRPLPGKVAAVPAPLALASPRVPRPVATAAVDPSQAAGADAKLAAAQDAVHQAMRATGIEDPGQAGADFTRSGAAGKAAPPPQLAVAGQPKPLAPKPVPPKAAATPAAASGPWKLQLGAFGVSGNAEKLWAQLGTRPELRGRTRVLEPAGKLTKLLAGGFASKADADAACAGLKAAGQVCVVTR; encoded by the coding sequence ATGGCGATGCGCCATGCGATTGGATTGGCGGGGCTGGCGGCGATTGCCTGCGCGGCGCCCGCGCTTGCCGATGTGAAGGACGGGGTCGATGCCTGGAGCCGCGGGGATTACCCGACCGCGGTCAAGGAATGGCAGGCCCCGGCCGACAAGGGCGATCCCGATGCGATGTTCAACCTCGGCCAGGCCTATCGCCTCGGGCTCGGCGTCACCGCCGATGCGACCAAGGCCGAATATTATTATGCGCGTGCCGCCGAAGCCGGCCATGTCCGCGCGGCCGACACCTATGGCCTGATCCTGTTCCAGACCGGGCGCACCAAGCAGGCGCTGCCCTATGTCGAAGCGGCGGCCAAGCGCGGCGATCCGCGTTCCGAATATCTCCTCGGCCTGTCCTATTTCAACGGCGAGCTGGTTTCGAAGGATTGGGTCAAGGCCTATGCGCTGCTGACCATGGCCAATTCGCAGGGGCTGCCGCAGGCCGCTTCGGCGATCGCGCAGATGGACCAGTATATTCCGCTGGAGCAGCGCCAGCAGGCCGCCGGGCTCGCGGTGCGGATGCAGCAGGACGCCGACGCCAACCGCGCGAACGAGCAGGCGAGCTTCGACCTTGCCGCGGTCGGCGATGAAGCGACCACGCGTCCGCTACCCGGCAAGGTCGCCGCGGTTCCGGCGCCGCTGGCGCTGGCGAGCCCGCGCGTGCCGCGCCCGGTGGCGACCGCGGCGGTCGATCCCTCGCAGGCCGCTGGCGCCGACGCGAAGCTGGCCGCCGCACAGGATGCGGTGCATCAGGCAATGCGCGCGACCGGCATCGAAGATCCGGGGCAGGCCGGGGCCGATTTCACCCGCTCCGGCGCTGCCGGGAAGGCCGCTCCGCCGCCGCAACTTGCGGTAGCGGGCCAGCCCAAGCCGCTTGCGCCCAAACCGGTGCCACCCAAGGCTGCAGCTACCCCCGCTGCGGCCAGCGGGCCGTGGAAGCTCCAGCTCGGTGCGTTCGGGGTCAGCGGCAATGCCGAGAAGCTGTGGGCGCAGCTCGGTACGCGGCCCGAACTGCGCGGGCGGACCCGCGTGCTCGAGCCGGCCGGAAAGCTGACCAAGCTGCTCGCGGGCGGTTTCGCGAGCAAAGCCGATGCCGATGCCGCCTGCGCCGGACTGAAGGCCGCCGGCCAGGTCTGCGTCGTTACCCGCTAG
- a CDS encoding DUF418 domain-containing protein, protein MRGVAVLGILFANIVAFSQVHLAYSWPGALAKPMDRADTAVWLVQFLLIDGKMRGLFSLLFGAGMVLFMDRAWARGESLWLQLRRLLWLGAFGLAHFLFLFWGDILFLYAEAGILALPFVRLEARPLIAIGLGWYALGALLVAEPYIGVVELEGSVAAQLAAPADHRVIEADLARKLADARAERAAFGAGSYRAELEFVATHRAPDLLRFPWFALLETVPLMLIGMGLYRYGLFSGAVAPAVLRRWGWRGLAAGTALSLPLALWALARHFPPFLSLFVADDAAQLPHLLAILGYAALLAGWAPRAADTWLGERLIAAGRMAFSNYIGTSLVMMLVFRSWAGGLYGTLGRTELLVAVVLGWGLMLRWSKPWLQKYRYGPLEWLWRCLTYGRIFPLRRAALK, encoded by the coding sequence ATGCGCGGCGTCGCGGTGCTCGGGATATTGTTCGCGAATATCGTCGCCTTCTCGCAGGTCCATCTCGCCTATAGCTGGCCGGGTGCGCTGGCGAAGCCGATGGACCGGGCCGATACCGCGGTGTGGCTGGTGCAGTTCCTGCTGATCGACGGCAAGATGCGCGGGCTGTTCTCGCTGCTGTTCGGCGCCGGGATGGTGTTGTTCATGGATCGCGCCTGGGCGCGCGGAGAGAGTCTGTGGCTGCAATTGCGGCGGCTGCTGTGGCTCGGGGCCTTCGGCCTCGCGCATTTCCTGTTCCTGTTCTGGGGCGACATCCTGTTCCTCTATGCGGAGGCCGGGATCCTCGCGCTGCCGTTCGTGCGGCTGGAGGCGCGCCCGCTGATCGCGATCGGGCTGGGGTGGTATGCGCTGGGCGCGCTGCTGGTGGCCGAGCCCTATATCGGAGTGGTCGAGCTGGAAGGGAGCGTCGCGGCGCAGCTGGCGGCGCCGGCGGACCACCGGGTGATCGAGGCGGATCTGGCCCGCAAGCTGGCCGATGCGCGGGCCGAACGCGCGGCCTTCGGTGCCGGCAGCTACCGCGCGGAACTCGAATTCGTCGCGACCCACCGCGCGCCCGATCTGCTGCGCTTCCCGTGGTTCGCGCTGCTTGAAACGGTCCCGCTGATGCTGATCGGGATGGGGCTCTATCGCTACGGGCTGTTCTCCGGCGCGGTCGCTCCGGCGGTGCTGCGGCGCTGGGGCTGGCGCGGGCTCGCGGCGGGGACCGCACTGTCGCTGCCGCTGGCGCTGTGGGCGCTGGCCCGCCACTTCCCGCCGTTCCTCAGCCTGTTCGTGGCCGACGATGCGGCGCAGTTGCCGCATCTGCTCGCGATCCTCGGCTATGCCGCGCTGCTCGCCGGCTGGGCGCCGCGGGCCGCGGATACATGGCTGGGCGAGCGGCTGATCGCGGCCGGGCGCATGGCGTTCAGCAATTACATCGGCACTTCGCTGGTGATGATGCTGGTATTCCGCAGTTGGGCCGGCGGGCTCTACGGCACGCTCGGGCGGACCGAACTGCTGGTCGCGGTGGTGCTGGGTTGGGGCCTGATGCTCCGCTGGTCGAAGCCGTGGCTGCAAAAATATCGTTACGGCCCGCTCGAATGGCTGTGGCGGTGCCTCACCTATGGGCGGATTTTTCCGTTACGCCGCGCCGCGCTCAAGTAG
- a CDS encoding (2Fe-2S)-binding protein, with amino-acid sequence MYVCICNAIRECELRKAAREHGGDPDAVYEKLGKRPQCGSCLDDAAMILIEERGMVPQVELATG; translated from the coding sequence ATGTACGTTTGCATCTGCAATGCCATCCGCGAGTGTGAATTGCGCAAGGCCGCGCGTGAGCACGGGGGCGATCCCGACGCCGTTTACGAGAAGCTGGGCAAGCGTCCGCAATGCGGCTCATGCCTCGACGATGCGGCGATGATCCTGATCGAAGAACGCGGAATGGTCCCGCAGGTGGAACTCGCGACCGGCTGA
- the bfr gene encoding bacterioferritin codes for MKGDAQVIEFLNKALTNELTAINQYWLHYRTLNHWGVKKLAQKEREESIDEMKHADILAERVLFLDGLPNFQAINRLKVGETVEEILKADLALEYEAIPLLRDAIEHSEKVRDYVSREIFERILESEEEHVDFLETQFDMIERMGLQNYVQLQSEAAQD; via the coding sequence ATGAAGGGCGACGCACAGGTCATCGAGTTTCTCAACAAGGCCCTCACCAACGAACTGACCGCGATCAACCAGTACTGGCTGCATTACCGCACGCTCAACCACTGGGGCGTCAAGAAGCTTGCCCAGAAAGAGCGCGAAGAATCGATCGACGAAATGAAGCACGCCGACATTCTGGCGGAGCGTGTGCTGTTCCTCGACGGGCTGCCGAACTTCCAGGCGATCAACCGGCTCAAGGTCGGCGAGACGGTCGAGGAAATCCTCAAGGCCGATCTAGCGCTCGAATACGAAGCGATCCCGCTGCTACGCGATGCGATCGAGCATTCGGAGAAGGTCCGCGACTACGTCAGCCGCGAAATCTTCGAACGCATCCTCGAAAGCGAGGAAGAACACGTCGATTTCCTCGAGACCCAGTTCGACATGATCGAGCGCATGGGGCTGCAGAACTACGTGCAGCTGCAGAGCGAGGCGGCCCAGGATTGA
- a CDS encoding DMT family transporter, translated as MNPTSSFTYVGVMLLAGMCIPVMAAMSGGIGVRVGNPSFAIATTFALAFVICAISAAIIGMPRLSQIVAIPPWLYLGGLCVAFYGLAITFVGPRFGLANAIFCVLVGQIVAAALIDHFGLFGTPQAKLDGTRLLGMAVMVGGLFLAKK; from the coding sequence ATGAACCCCACCAGCAGCTTCACTTACGTCGGCGTGATGCTGCTTGCCGGCATGTGCATTCCGGTGATGGCGGCGATGTCGGGCGGGATCGGGGTGCGGGTGGGCAACCCGTCCTTTGCGATCGCGACCACCTTCGCGCTCGCTTTCGTGATCTGCGCGATCTCGGCCGCAATCATCGGGATGCCCCGGCTGAGCCAGATCGTCGCGATCCCGCCGTGGCTCTATCTCGGCGGGCTGTGCGTCGCGTTCTACGGCCTTGCGATCACCTTCGTCGGCCCGCGTTTCGGCCTCGCCAATGCGATCTTCTGCGTGCTGGTGGGCCAGATCGTGGCGGCGGCGCTGATCGACCATTTCGGCCTGTTCGGCACCCCGCAGGCCAAGCTCGACGGCACCCGCCTGCTCGGCATGGCGGTGATGGTCGGCGGATTGTTCCTCGCGAAGAAATAG
- a CDS encoding 4-oxalocrotonate tautomerase family protein: MPFVSVRITREGASAEQKARVIAEITETLRSVLGKNPATTHVVIEEIDPDNWGVGGLSVPEYRRKQKPG, translated from the coding sequence ATGCCGTTCGTATCGGTCAGGATCACCCGCGAAGGCGCCAGCGCGGAGCAAAAGGCCCGCGTGATCGCCGAGATCACCGAAACCCTCCGCAGCGTGCTGGGCAAGAATCCGGCGACGACCCATGTGGTGATCGAGGAGATCGACCCCGACAATTGGGGCGTGGGCGGGCTGTCCGTGCCGGAATATCGCAGGAAACAGAAGCCGGGCTGA
- the der gene encoding ribosome biogenesis GTPase Der, giving the protein MLPQVIIIGRPNVGKSTLFNRLIGKKLALVDDQPGVTRDRRFGEAHLLGLDFTVVDTAGWEDEDPDTLPGRMRAQTEISVKGAKAALFVFDARAGITPLDEVVSAWLRERDIPVIVIANKSEGRAGETGIIEAYALGMGDPIPFSAEHGEGLVDLFEALRPLIEGEEVEEPFEPELDEHGDIVASGPLKLAIVGRPNAGKSTLINRLLGENRLLTGPEAGITRDSIAVDWEWIDPKSGEAREIRLIDTAGMRKRARVVEKLEKMAVADAKHAIDFAEVVVLLLDATLGLEHQDLKIASQVLEEGRALMIAINKWDVAEDPSGLFNGIREALGDGLSQVKGVPLFSVSAKTGKGLDTMLGAAFELRETWSKRVPTAGLNRWFEDATGANPPPAPGGKRIKLRYITQIKTRPPSFVIFGSRLELLPASYERYLVNGLRRELGFGSVPVRLTLRSSKSPYSN; this is encoded by the coding sequence ATGCTCCCGCAAGTCATCATCATCGGCCGGCCCAACGTCGGGAAATCGACGCTGTTCAACCGGCTGATCGGCAAGAAGCTGGCGCTGGTCGACGACCAGCCCGGGGTCACGCGCGACCGCCGCTTCGGCGAGGCGCATCTGCTCGGCCTGGACTTCACCGTGGTCGATACCGCGGGCTGGGAAGACGAGGATCCCGATACCCTCCCCGGCCGGATGCGCGCACAGACCGAGATTTCGGTGAAGGGCGCGAAGGCCGCGTTGTTCGTGTTCGATGCGCGCGCCGGCATCACGCCGCTCGACGAAGTGGTGAGCGCCTGGCTGCGCGAACGCGACATCCCGGTGATCGTGATCGCGAACAAATCCGAAGGCCGCGCGGGCGAAACCGGAATTATCGAAGCCTATGCGCTGGGAATGGGCGATCCGATCCCGTTCTCTGCCGAACACGGCGAAGGCCTGGTCGATCTGTTCGAAGCGCTGCGCCCGCTGATCGAAGGGGAAGAGGTCGAAGAGCCGTTCGAACCCGAACTGGACGAACATGGCGACATCGTCGCCAGCGGCCCGCTCAAGCTCGCGATCGTCGGCCGCCCGAATGCCGGCAAGTCGACCCTGATCAACCGCCTGCTCGGCGAGAACCGGCTGCTGACCGGGCCCGAGGCCGGGATCACCCGCGATTCGATCGCGGTCGATTGGGAGTGGATCGATCCGAAGAGCGGCGAGGCCCGCGAGATCCGCCTGATCGACACCGCCGGGATGCGCAAGCGCGCCCGGGTGGTCGAAAAGCTCGAGAAGATGGCGGTCGCCGATGCCAAGCACGCGATCGATTTCGCCGAAGTGGTGGTGCTGCTGCTCGACGCGACACTCGGGCTCGAGCACCAGGACCTCAAGATCGCCTCGCAGGTTCTCGAGGAAGGCCGCGCGCTGATGATCGCGATCAACAAGTGGGACGTCGCGGAAGACCCGTCGGGCCTGTTCAACGGCATCCGCGAAGCGCTTGGCGACGGGCTCAGCCAAGTCAAGGGCGTGCCGCTGTTCTCGGTCTCGGCCAAGACCGGCAAAGGGCTCGACACGATGCTGGGTGCCGCGTTCGAACTGCGCGAGACCTGGAGCAAGCGCGTGCCCACCGCCGGGCTCAACCGCTGGTTCGAGGACGCGACTGGCGCGAATCCTCCGCCGGCCCCGGGCGGCAAGCGGATCAAACTGCGCTACATCACCCAGATCAAGACCCGCCCGCCGAGCTTCGTGATCTTCGGCTCGCGGCTGGAACTGCTGCCGGCGAGCTACGAGCGCTATCTGGTCAACGGCCTCCGCCGCGAACTCGGCTTCGGCTCGGTCCCGGTGCGGCTGACCTTGCGCAGTTCCAAGAGCCCCTACTCGAACTAG
- a CDS encoding CHAP domain-containing protein, whose product MDPTQGAIDELPYLQCVPYARQVSGIQIYGDAWTWWNQAEGHYKRGSRPRVGAVMAFQPYGNMRLGHVAAVSRVLDSRTVLLRHSNWSPINGRRGQVEDDVRAVDVSDANDWSEVRVWYGPIQSLGGTAWPVTGFIYNERIDGAKPARAAALLAAPYQRAPVESPAPARHRDVIGEIIAAAQRGK is encoded by the coding sequence ATCGATCCGACGCAGGGCGCGATCGACGAACTGCCCTATCTGCAATGCGTGCCTTATGCGCGGCAGGTCTCCGGGATCCAGATCTACGGCGATGCGTGGACCTGGTGGAATCAGGCCGAAGGGCATTACAAGCGCGGTTCGCGGCCGAGGGTGGGCGCGGTGATGGCGTTCCAGCCTTATGGCAACATGCGGCTCGGCCATGTCGCGGCGGTCAGCCGGGTGCTCGATTCGCGCACGGTGCTGCTGCGCCATTCGAACTGGTCGCCGATCAACGGCCGCCGCGGGCAGGTCGAGGACGATGTCCGCGCGGTCGATGTCTCGGATGCCAACGACTGGAGCGAGGTCAGGGTCTGGTACGGCCCGATCCAGTCGCTCGGTGGGACTGCCTGGCCGGTGACCGGGTTCATCTACAACGAACGGATCGATGGTGCGAAACCGGCGCGCGCTGCGGCGCTGCTTGCCGCGCCCTATCAGCGCGCGCCCGTGGAATCACCCGCTCCGGCCAGGCATCGCGACGTGATCGGCGAGATCATCGCGGCGGCCCAACGCGGGAAATAG
- a CDS encoding DUF3297 family protein, which produces MSEETTPEAAPEVAPDVAGAGPDVPPDRLSISQLSPFFDADKLQRGIGIRFKGTVRTNVDEYCISEGWVRVQAGRSLDRRGQPLLIKIKGPVEAWFEDLGEDAPVAKAD; this is translated from the coding sequence ATGAGCGAAGAAACCACCCCCGAAGCGGCCCCTGAAGTCGCCCCCGACGTCGCTGGCGCCGGTCCCGACGTTCCGCCCGATCGCCTTTCGATCAGCCAGCTGTCGCCGTTTTTCGACGCGGACAAGCTCCAGCGCGGCATCGGCATCCGCTTCAAGGGCACCGTCCGCACCAATGTCGACGAGTATTGCATCTCGGAAGGCTGGGTGCGGGTGCAGGCCGGCCGGTCGCTCGATCGCCGTGGCCAGCCGCTGCTGATCAAGATCAAGGGCCCGGTCGAAGCCTGGTTCGAAGATCTCGGCGAAGACGCGCCGGTGGCCAAGGCGGACTGA
- the tig gene encoding trigger factor, protein MQIVETSSEGLKRAYTLTIAAKDIEARIDREIKRIAPQVRMPGFRPGKVPANLVKKMHGESLHADVLNTTIRESVDGLITSHQLRPALQPKVELKETYAQGQDAELAIELEVLPDIVAPSIDGLKLEKLTVPVTDAQVDEAVANIAKGQKTYTDAPKTRKAADGDQLIIDFLGKLDGVEFDGGKAEDAALVLGSDQFIPGFEDQLVGVKTGDEKVITVTFPADYPAENLKGREATFDITVKAVKTESETKADEDFAKALGLESLDKLKELLRGQLEQETAGLTRTAMKRSLLDTLAADHNFPVPPTMVEAEFEQIWTQLQQEAAREEDPAAALKEIEDEKDDYRRIAERRVRLGLLLSEIGQANGVEVSQQEMRMLIQQAAQQYRPEDRQRFVDYVAQDAMAQAQLRAPLYEDKVVDFLFDKAEVTEREVTREEIEAAIEAEEAPAAEAKPAKKAAAKKDAPAKEDKAPAEKPAKEAAPKKAAAPKEAAPKEAGDKPAAKKAPAKKK, encoded by the coding sequence ATGCAGATCGTCGAAACCAGCAGCGAAGGCCTGAAGCGCGCCTATACGCTCACCATCGCCGCCAAGGATATCGAGGCGCGGATTGACCGCGAAATCAAGCGGATCGCGCCGCAGGTGCGGATGCCCGGGTTTCGCCCGGGCAAGGTTCCCGCGAACCTGGTCAAGAAGATGCACGGCGAATCGCTGCATGCGGACGTGCTCAACACGACGATCCGCGAATCGGTCGACGGGTTGATCACCTCGCACCAGCTGCGCCCGGCGCTGCAGCCCAAGGTCGAGCTCAAGGAAACCTACGCGCAGGGCCAGGACGCCGAACTGGCGATCGAGCTGGAAGTGCTGCCCGACATCGTCGCGCCGTCGATCGACGGGCTCAAGCTCGAGAAGCTGACCGTCCCGGTGACCGACGCGCAGGTCGACGAGGCCGTGGCGAACATCGCCAAGGGCCAGAAGACCTATACCGACGCGCCGAAGACCAGAAAGGCCGCCGATGGCGACCAGCTGATCATCGACTTCCTCGGCAAGCTCGACGGCGTCGAATTCGACGGCGGCAAGGCCGAAGACGCTGCGCTGGTGCTCGGTTCCGACCAGTTCATTCCCGGCTTCGAAGACCAGCTGGTCGGCGTGAAGACCGGCGACGAGAAGGTGATCACGGTGACCTTCCCGGCCGATTATCCGGCCGAGAACCTCAAGGGCAGGGAAGCGACCTTCGACATCACCGTGAAGGCGGTGAAGACCGAAAGCGAAACCAAGGCCGACGAGGACTTCGCGAAGGCGCTCGGGCTCGAAAGCCTCGACAAGCTGAAGGAATTGCTGCGCGGCCAGCTGGAGCAGGAAACCGCCGGGCTGACCCGCACCGCGATGAAGCGCTCGCTGCTCGACACGCTGGCGGCCGATCACAACTTCCCGGTCCCGCCGACGATGGTCGAGGCCGAGTTCGAGCAGATCTGGACCCAGCTCCAGCAGGAAGCCGCGCGCGAGGAAGACCCCGCCGCCGCCCTGAAGGAGATCGAGGACGAGAAGGACGATTACCGCCGCATCGCCGAGCGCCGCGTGCGCCTGGGCCTGCTGCTGTCGGAAATCGGCCAGGCCAACGGCGTCGAGGTCAGCCAGCAGGAAATGCGGATGCTGATCCAGCAGGCGGCCCAGCAGTATCGCCCGGAAGATCGCCAGCGCTTCGTCGATTACGTCGCGCAGGATGCGATGGCCCAGGCCCAGCTGCGCGCGCCGCTGTATGAGGATAAGGTCGTCGACTTCCTGTTCGACAAGGCCGAAGTCACCGAGCGCGAAGTGACCCGCGAGGAAATCGAAGCCGCGATCGAGGCCGAGGAAGCTCCCGCCGCGGAAGCCAAGCCGGCCAAGAAGGCTGCCGCCAAAAAGGACGCGCCGGCCAAGGAAGACAAGGCTCCGGCCGAAAAGCCCGCCAAGGAAGCCGCGCCGAAGAAGGCCGCCGCTCCGAAGGAAGCCGCCCCCAAGGAAGCTGGCGACAAGCCGGCCGCCAAGAAGGCGCCCGCCAAGAAGAAGTAA